In Notamacropus eugenii isolate mMacEug1 chromosome 1, mMacEug1.pri_v2, whole genome shotgun sequence, one genomic interval encodes:
- the CARHSP1 gene encoding calcium-regulated heat-stable protein 1 gives MSAEPPQPPKPPTHPASLRLPDGPRERDRSPSPMRGYLIPSPLPTRRTRTFSATVRASEGPVYKGVCKCFCRSKGHGFITPADGGPDIFLHISDVEGEYVPMEGDEVTYKMCSIPPKNEKHQAVEVVITHLAPGTKHETWSGHVISS, from the exons aTGTCAGCGGAGCCTCCCCAACCACCGAAGCCCCCTACCCATCCAGCCTCTCTCCGTCTACCTGATGGTCCCCGGGAAAGGGACCGTTCTCCATCTCCTATGAGAGGGTACCTCATCCCCAGCCCCTTGCCTACCCGGCGAACCAGGACCTTTTCAGC GACTGTGCGAGCATCTGAGGGACCCGTGTACAAGGGGGTCTGTAAATGCTTTTGCCGTTCCAAGGGGCATGGCTTCATTACACCAGCTGATGGTGGCCCAgacatcttccttcatatctcTGA TGTTGAAGGAGAATATGTGCCTATGGAAGGAGATGAAGTTACCTACAAAATGTGTTCAATTCCACCCAAGAATGAGAAGCACCAGGCTGTGGAAGTTGTCATTACTCACCTGGCACCAGGCACCAAACATGAGACCTGGTCGGGACACGTCATCAGCTCCTAG